A genome region from Halocatena salina includes the following:
- a CDS encoding alcohol dehydrogenase catalytic domain-containing protein has protein sequence MKVAAFTGFGGPEDVTVREMNVPEPAEGEAVIDVHTCAINRHDLWILEGDSAMVSSEALPFVSGLDIAGAVADVGDGVESVSAGDHVVLCPNQTCGACRFCREGPENLCERFSLFHGGLAGHAVVDADRLLTLPDNVETTAAAAIPTAYMTALHMFRRAKVGPGDLVFIPGATGGVGVAATQLVDAVGARSIGTSTSAAKLDRLSEIGTDFTIETDDPETLRDAVTDIGAPDAVLNHLGGEYTEMGLDVLRRGGRMVICGRTAGRRSEIDVPQLFLDHKHVIGSTMGTQTDLQTLVQLLADGTLEPVIDDEYDLSDTDQAFADMQNRDIFGKLVVHP, from the coding sequence ATGAAGGTTGCAGCGTTTACTGGATTCGGTGGACCGGAAGACGTGACCGTCCGAGAGATGAATGTTCCAGAACCAGCTGAGGGAGAGGCGGTGATCGATGTGCATACGTGCGCGATCAACCGTCACGATCTCTGGATCCTCGAAGGTGATTCGGCCATGGTTAGTTCAGAGGCCCTGCCGTTCGTCTCCGGCCTTGATATCGCCGGTGCCGTTGCGGACGTCGGCGACGGTGTCGAGTCAGTATCGGCCGGTGATCACGTCGTATTATGCCCGAATCAGACGTGTGGTGCATGCCGGTTCTGTCGAGAAGGTCCCGAAAACCTCTGTGAACGGTTCAGTCTGTTTCACGGGGGACTTGCCGGGCACGCTGTCGTGGACGCTGATCGACTCCTGACGCTCCCTGATAACGTCGAGACGACCGCCGCTGCCGCCATTCCGACCGCCTACATGACTGCACTCCACATGTTCCGGCGTGCCAAGGTGGGACCGGGCGATCTCGTGTTTATTCCTGGTGCGACCGGTGGGGTCGGTGTCGCCGCAACCCAACTTGTCGACGCCGTCGGTGCACGATCGATCGGTACCTCGACCTCTGCGGCCAAACTCGATCGGCTATCTGAGATCGGGACCGATTTCACCATCGAGACGGACGACCCGGAAACCCTTAGAGATGCAGTCACCGACATCGGTGCTCCAGATGCAGTACTCAATCACCTCGGTGGCGAATACACCGAGATGGGACTCGACGTGCTCAGACGTGGGGGACGGATGGTGATCTGTGGCCGCACGGCCGGTCGCCGATCGGAGATCGACGTCCCACAACTGTTCTTGGACCACAAACACGTCATCGGAAGTACGATGGGGACACAGACGGATCTCCAGACACTCGTTCAACTCCTTGCTGATGGTACGCTCGAACCTGTGATCGACGACGAATACGATCTTTCCGACACGGATCAGGCGTTCGCAGACATGCAGAACCGCGACATCTTCGGTAAACTCGTCGTCCATCCGTGA
- a CDS encoding endo-1,4-beta-xylanase → MTSDHEQSVSTDDATETRKSHLNRRAYLRALGGMSVLSALGGLGSQPATAETADPSKTVDERIQEHRTGTVEIVVENPDGSPVPDADVAISQQTHAFNFGTAVNANTLINNSSPGDNYRTYIPELFNTTVLENRHKWRFWENEQQLADQATQWLLDQGLNVRGHVCIWGRDGVSAIPDDIQTAIDNQDAQTIRDRSMQHIEDIITHYGDDITEWEIVNEAMHTYQLQLGVYGDQIDTDEPWTGEVVPWTSQLLADWYSQAASVIAANGLDVGIGVNDFNQFPYAYTDGRYETEIDHINSAATQLDTVGLQAHVAARTGEFNSNDNPDGRISASQVTSEINKWADHGARVKITEFDTYNGDDWTSDQERADMLENYLRGAFSHPGVDAFIMWGFWDGRHWENEAPLFSQDWSQKPAYDVWTGLVFDEWWTDETATTDSQGTHSTSAFLGTHEITAETDGDTTTTTTTVTDSAGTTTVTLTLDGSGGGDDDTTAPSTPTNLSVSSTTNSSVTVTWNTASDTGGSGLDHYVVTVDGSQNQTVAAGMTQTTVSSLSAGTSYEIGVRAVDGAGNESATTTVAATTTDDDGSGTVLAEVDPSTTTASVGEQITFQVTDTSGSGQWITALDWTFGDGTTATGWWNAHTYDAPGNYTVALTATDNEGNTTTHEITITVS, encoded by the coding sequence ATGACAAGCGATCATGAGCAATCGGTATCGACGGACGACGCGACAGAGACACGAAAAAGCCACCTCAACCGCCGCGCGTATCTGCGGGCACTCGGCGGTATGAGCGTTCTCAGCGCTCTGGGTGGACTGGGGTCCCAGCCGGCCACGGCAGAAACGGCCGATCCCTCGAAGACGGTCGACGAACGCATTCAGGAACACCGCACTGGAACCGTGGAGATCGTCGTCGAAAATCCCGATGGGTCTCCGGTCCCTGACGCCGACGTGGCTATATCACAGCAAACCCACGCCTTCAACTTCGGCACTGCCGTCAACGCCAATACCCTGATAAACAACTCCAGTCCCGGCGACAACTATCGGACGTACATCCCGGAGCTGTTCAACACCACTGTGTTAGAAAACCGCCACAAATGGAGGTTTTGGGAGAACGAACAGCAGTTAGCCGACCAAGCAACCCAATGGCTCCTCGATCAGGGACTAAACGTGCGCGGCCACGTTTGTATCTGGGGGCGCGATGGTGTAAGTGCTATTCCAGACGATATCCAAACTGCCATCGACAACCAAGACGCACAAACCATCCGTGACCGGTCGATGCAGCATATCGAGGACATCATCACCCACTACGGCGACGACATCACCGAGTGGGAGATCGTCAACGAGGCCATGCACACCTATCAGCTCCAACTGGGCGTCTACGGCGATCAGATCGACACTGACGAACCGTGGACCGGCGAGGTCGTCCCATGGACCTCCCAGTTGCTGGCCGATTGGTATAGTCAAGCTGCGTCAGTCATTGCCGCCAATGGATTGGACGTCGGCATCGGTGTCAACGATTTCAATCAGTTCCCGTATGCGTACACCGACGGCCGCTATGAGACCGAAATCGACCACATCAACTCCGCCGCTACCCAACTCGACACGGTCGGATTACAGGCTCACGTCGCCGCGCGCACCGGCGAGTTCAACTCCAACGACAATCCCGACGGACGGATCAGCGCCAGCCAAGTCACCAGTGAGATCAACAAATGGGCCGATCACGGCGCTCGGGTGAAAATCACCGAATTCGACACGTACAACGGCGACGATTGGACCAGTGACCAAGAGCGCGCCGACATGTTGGAGAACTATCTTCGAGGGGCGTTCAGCCATCCAGGTGTCGACGCGTTCATCATGTGGGGCTTTTGGGACGGCCGCCACTGGGAAAACGAAGCCCCATTGTTCTCTCAGGACTGGTCGCAGAAACCGGCGTACGACGTTTGGACCGGTCTGGTGTTCGATGAATGGTGGACCGACGAGACCGCTACCACCGACAGTCAGGGCACCCACTCTACGTCCGCGTTCCTCGGAACCCACGAAATCACTGCCGAAACCGATGGCGATACGACCACGACGACCACGACAGTGACCGATTCCGCAGGCACCACCACTGTCACCCTCACTCTCGATGGCAGTGGGGGCGGGGATGACGATACGACGGCGCCGAGTACACCTACAAACCTATCGGTGAGTTCGACGACGAATTCTTCGGTGACCGTCACCTGGAACACTGCTTCGGACACCGGTGGCTCCGGGCTAGATCACTACGTAGTGACGGTCGATGGAAGTCAAAACCAGACCGTTGCAGCGGGAATGACCCAAACGACAGTATCTAGCTTGTCCGCAGGAACGAGCTACGAGATCGGTGTCCGTGCAGTCGATGGCGCGGGCAACGAATCGGCGACGACGACGGTCGCGGCGACGACCACGGATGACGATGGATCGGGTACCGTCCTCGCAGAGGTAGACCCCAGTACGACCACCGCATCAGTCGGCGAGCAGATCACGTTCCAGGTGACGGACACGTCGGGAAGCGGGCAGTGGATCACGGCGTTAGACTGGACGTTCGGTGACGGTACGACTGCGACCGGCTGGTGGAACGCCCACACGTATGACGCTCCCGGCAACTACACCGTCGCACTGACAGCCACGGACAACGAGGGTAACACCACCACCCACGAGATCACGATTACCGTTTCCTGA
- a CDS encoding DsbA family protein, translated as MARKLGTERTRRALLRSGALALAGGIAGCTESSTNAGNPQSTSTETTPQSTSTDSSGRSFPYLHSASGTTAYGIALDDKPVFGQDDALVDMYYWSELNCKYCSEFVKRIFPQILENEVANGTLRVVALELPYKTENSWPAAILTTCVWKQVADTDPNKYWEWYQTMYEKQKEPGSGWADQENLLNITENVGIDPSPVKSCIDSQGDQIKQKIEEEIPSQSKIPGTPGFILFNRDSEKSSKVVGTQPYETYAAKIKEVQGN; from the coding sequence ATGGCTCGGAAACTAGGAACGGAACGAACGCGGCGGGCTCTGCTCCGGAGTGGAGCGCTTGCGCTTGCTGGAGGGATTGCGGGCTGTACTGAAAGCTCAACGAACGCCGGTAACCCACAATCCACATCGACGGAAACGACGCCTCAAAGCACATCTACGGATAGCTCTGGTCGTTCATTTCCTTACCTCCACAGTGCATCAGGAACGACCGCATACGGTATTGCACTCGATGATAAGCCAGTGTTCGGACAGGACGATGCCCTCGTCGATATGTACTACTGGAGTGAACTGAACTGCAAGTACTGCAGCGAATTTGTGAAGAGGATCTTTCCGCAGATCCTCGAAAACGAAGTGGCAAATGGGACTCTCCGTGTCGTTGCGCTCGAACTTCCGTATAAAACGGAGAACTCGTGGCCAGCTGCTATTCTAACCACGTGTGTTTGGAAACAAGTCGCTGATACTGATCCGAACAAGTATTGGGAGTGGTATCAAACCATGTACGAGAAGCAAAAGGAACCAGGAAGTGGATGGGCGGACCAAGAAAACCTGCTCAATATCACGGAAAACGTAGGGATCGATCCATCTCCAGTCAAATCGTGTATCGATTCACAGGGAGACCAAATCAAACAAAAGATCGAAGAAGAGATCCCATCCCAGTCGAAGATACCGGGGACACCGGGCTTTATTCTTTTCAACAGAGATTCGGAGAAATCATCTAAGGTCGTCGGCACCCAACCGTACGAGACGTATGCAGCCAAAATCAAGGAAGTACAAGGAAACTGA
- a CDS encoding pyridoxamine 5'-phosphate oxidase family protein, protein MASIPSEFHDLFEQKTFAHLATLTPDGLPHVTPVWIDYDVDDDRLLVNTERGRRKEQNVQNNRSVGLSMTDPADRYRALSVLGTVDEITEDNAREHIDTLAQRYTDSEEYQPPIRTTRVLLKIRPDEVVPHGGG, encoded by the coding sequence ATGGCCTCGATTCCATCCGAGTTTCATGATTTGTTTGAACAGAAAACGTTTGCACACCTTGCAACACTTACGCCTGATGGCTTGCCACACGTCACGCCGGTGTGGATCGACTACGACGTGGATGACGACCGTCTACTCGTGAATACGGAACGAGGACGACGAAAAGAACAGAACGTTCAGAACAACAGATCTGTCGGACTGAGTATGACCGATCCCGCGGATAGATACCGGGCGCTTTCGGTGCTCGGCACCGTTGATGAGATCACTGAGGACAACGCCCGCGAACACATCGACACGCTTGCTCAACGATACACTGATTCCGAGGAGTATCAACCACCAATCAGGACCACTCGGGTCCTCCTCAAAATACGGCCGGATGAAGTAGTCCCTCACGGCGGCGGGTGA
- a CDS encoding amino acid ABC transporter substrate-binding protein — translation MIPDCVTVGLPVSQSGQFSHQGKQTLAGVKRWIRWANHRGGIRLDDDLQLPLKLVHHDDESDPVATKCLTRRLIRDDDVDILLGPYSSRLTRAVAPVAETHEIVLWNHSGATNALYDERSQWLVSVLTPASRYFHGILDLIKREDQSASQVTVCWSNSGSFGRTVAAGAIAHARTVGFTVGTTHRWDPPLDDVTSIVDSIQNETPDLVLAAGSFKDDVRFVRAVETGGCRVKAIGVVAAGISAFGEQLDETANGVFGPSQWELVLGESPDYGPSPADVVELFEDASVETVEYPAMQAFATGLIVERCLTTGAAFDATTGTIDQRRLRTTAEKSDFTTFYGRFRIDAETGKQIGHTPVVVQWQGNEKHVVWPEQRQHVEPRYPIHPDR, via the coding sequence ATGATACCCGACTGCGTTACCGTCGGATTGCCCGTCTCTCAGAGCGGACAGTTTAGCCATCAAGGGAAACAAACGCTTGCCGGTGTCAAACGCTGGATCCGCTGGGCGAACCATCGCGGGGGAATCCGACTCGATGATGACCTGCAACTGCCGCTCAAGTTGGTCCACCACGACGACGAAAGTGATCCGGTTGCGACCAAGTGCCTGACCCGACGGCTGATTCGAGACGACGACGTCGATATTCTACTCGGCCCGTACTCCAGCCGTCTAACGCGGGCCGTAGCGCCCGTGGCTGAAACCCACGAGATCGTGCTATGGAATCACAGTGGCGCAACTAACGCCCTCTACGACGAGAGATCACAGTGGCTCGTCAGCGTTCTCACACCAGCAAGCCGCTATTTCCATGGGATTCTTGATCTGATCAAACGCGAAGATCAATCAGCGTCGCAGGTCACAGTCTGCTGGTCGAACAGTGGATCGTTCGGGAGAACGGTTGCGGCTGGTGCGATAGCCCACGCTCGAACAGTGGGGTTCACGGTCGGTACGACACACAGATGGGACCCACCGCTGGATGATGTCACGTCGATCGTCGATTCCATTCAGAATGAGACACCAGATCTCGTGTTGGCAGCAGGCTCGTTCAAAGACGATGTTCGATTCGTGCGAGCAGTGGAAACCGGCGGTTGTCGCGTGAAGGCGATCGGGGTAGTGGCCGCCGGTATCTCGGCGTTCGGCGAACAGCTCGACGAGACGGCCAATGGCGTGTTCGGCCCGAGTCAGTGGGAACTCGTTTTGGGGGAGAGTCCGGATTACGGCCCGTCGCCAGCAGATGTAGTCGAACTTTTCGAAGACGCTTCCGTGGAGACCGTGGAGTATCCAGCCATGCAAGCGTTCGCTACGGGACTCATCGTCGAACGATGCCTTACAACAGGAGCAGCCTTCGATGCAACCACGGGAACGATCGATCAACGACGGCTCCGAACGACCGCAGAAAAGTCGGACTTTACGACGTTTTACGGCCGTTTTCGGATCGATGCCGAGACGGGTAAACAGATCGGTCACACACCGGTCGTCGTCCAATGGCAAGGGAATGAGAAACACGTGGTGTGGCCAGAGCAGCGTCAGCACGTCGAACCACGATATCCGATCCATCCCGATAGATGA
- a CDS encoding ArsR/SmtB family transcription factor — MRQLLWWLIGGTQGGKNRLRIIRTLNRRPMNRNQLSNKLDLNYKTVQHHLEMLEENNILTTAGDEYGKMYFLTDWMESNLDLLEEIAKEASLTDDE, encoded by the coding sequence ATGAGGCAGCTACTGTGGTGGCTAATTGGTGGAACACAGGGTGGAAAGAACCGATTGCGAATCATTCGAACGTTGAACCGGCGACCGATGAACCGAAATCAGCTCTCGAACAAGCTGGATCTGAACTACAAAACCGTTCAACACCATCTTGAAATGTTAGAGGAAAATAACATACTTACCACAGCAGGAGATGAGTACGGAAAGATGTATTTCCTTACCGACTGGATGGAATCCAATCTCGATTTGCTCGAAGAAATAGCCAAAGAGGCCTCTCTCACCGACGATGAGTGA
- a CDS encoding GlcG/HbpS family heme-binding protein encodes MVESITLETATELIKAAEQKAEEIDVPSVIAVANSEGNLIAQHRMDGAWLASVNISRCKAYTAAALQIPTHELADVTTPRESLYGLQTTDRGRIVIFGGGFPLERDGQIVATIGSSGGQVVEDMEVARAGVDRFEEMNA; translated from the coding sequence ATGGTCGAATCAATCACACTCGAAACAGCCACAGAACTGATCAAGGCGGCAGAGCAGAAAGCTGAAGAGATCGACGTCCCGTCGGTCATCGCAGTCGCTAATTCGGAGGGAAACCTCATTGCCCAGCATCGGATGGATGGAGCGTGGCTTGCAAGCGTGAATATTTCCCGCTGTAAGGCGTATACTGCCGCTGCACTACAGATTCCGACCCATGAACTGGCAGACGTGACAACGCCTCGTGAATCCCTGTACGGACTTCAGACCACTGATCGGGGACGGATCGTGATCTTCGGTGGCGGCTTCCCGCTTGAACGAGACGGACAGATCGTTGCAACGATCGGTTCGAGTGGTGGTCAAGTAGTGGAAGACATGGAGGTTGCTCGGGCCGGTGTTGATCGGTTTGAGGAGATGAATGCGTAA
- a CDS encoding ArnT family glycosyltransferase, with amino-acid sequence MSDSSPIHSPFDSVSSLFEESFLERLVLGGILCLSAILTLFRLPSEGYGNLYYAAAVKNMLRSSENFFFVAFDAGYVTVDKPPLGLWIQTASAGLFGFNGWSMILPQAIACVLSVALVYVLVGRTFGSWAGVVAALTMALTPIVIPTSRNNTTDMLVVLAVLAGAYFLLRAAETGRRRWLFASMTAVGLGFNIKMMQAYLVLPAFYLVYLLASRMSVRRRFMDLVLATGVLSVISFAWATIVALIPAAQRPFIGSTDTNSIFSLIVGYNGIQRLLGINRGMTSGGSGGGGMAGGGFSHGAAGPLRLFNQQLAGQISWLIPLALIGLLIAGYRYRDRWPLDAQSRSVVLWGTWFLTAATFFSVAGFFHRYYLVMLAPAVAALVGIGLTELWDMYRTSGPQGWLLPGALLVTASVQAYILLDYPTFAGVLQPVVLGGTILATAVLVVARVREESHRGVAKGAVVVALIILLVAPTIWGAFSIVSGSNVTIPSAGPMTMDTGGSAPSGGPSSGQFGGGAPQLNGSGGASSSVPAMAGGMSGAGPATSDTQTSDALTSYLEANQGNATYLAAVDGSAMTAAPIMLATDEPVISLGGFSGSDPVMNSSELATLVAQGDVRYVVTSERPMGGLSGGTNDFMANRTGGSPPSGGMGSMFDGGQQSETTEWVENSCRSVPNDQWQSGTSNDSTITSYTLYDCSSAVSS; translated from the coding sequence ATGAGCGATAGTTCGCCGATCCACTCGCCGTTCGATAGCGTGTCGTCTCTCTTCGAGGAGTCGTTTTTAGAACGACTCGTACTCGGAGGGATCCTCTGTCTGTCGGCGATCTTGACGTTGTTCAGACTTCCCAGTGAGGGATACGGTAACCTCTATTATGCGGCGGCGGTCAAAAACATGCTCCGGAGCTCGGAGAATTTCTTCTTTGTGGCGTTCGATGCGGGCTACGTCACGGTCGACAAACCACCGCTCGGGCTGTGGATACAGACAGCTAGTGCGGGGCTGTTCGGGTTCAACGGCTGGAGTATGATTCTCCCCCAAGCTATCGCGTGCGTGCTGTCGGTGGCACTGGTGTATGTGCTGGTGGGGCGGACATTCGGATCGTGGGCAGGGGTTGTAGCGGCGCTGACGATGGCTCTGACGCCAATCGTGATTCCCACAAGTCGGAACAACACGACCGACATGCTGGTGGTACTGGCCGTGCTCGCCGGGGCATACTTCCTGCTTCGGGCGGCCGAAACTGGTCGTCGCCGGTGGCTGTTCGCCTCCATGACTGCGGTAGGGCTGGGATTCAACATCAAGATGATGCAGGCCTATCTCGTCTTGCCGGCGTTCTATCTCGTCTACCTGCTCGCATCACGGATGTCGGTACGACGTCGCTTTATGGATCTCGTCCTCGCAACCGGCGTGCTGTCGGTCATCTCGTTTGCATGGGCGACGATCGTCGCGTTGATACCAGCCGCCCAGCGTCCGTTCATCGGATCGACAGACACGAACTCCATCTTCAGCTTGATCGTCGGCTACAACGGCATCCAGCGCCTCCTTGGCATCAATCGAGGGATGACCAGTGGAGGCAGTGGTGGCGGCGGAATGGCTGGCGGTGGGTTCTCACACGGTGCAGCGGGTCCGTTGCGGCTGTTCAATCAACAGCTCGCCGGACAGATCAGCTGGCTCATCCCACTCGCATTGATCGGTCTCCTCATTGCAGGATATCGGTATCGGGATCGGTGGCCACTCGACGCGCAGAGTCGATCCGTCGTGCTGTGGGGAACGTGGTTTCTCACCGCGGCAACGTTCTTTAGCGTCGCCGGATTCTTCCATCGCTACTATCTGGTCATGCTGGCCCCAGCCGTCGCAGCCCTTGTGGGGATCGGGCTGACGGAGCTGTGGGACATGTACCGAACGTCTGGACCACAGGGATGGTTACTCCCCGGTGCGTTGCTCGTGACGGCTAGCGTGCAGGCGTACATTCTGCTCGATTATCCCACCTTTGCTGGCGTGCTGCAACCGGTCGTGCTGGGTGGAACGATCCTCGCAACAGCCGTTCTCGTCGTCGCACGCGTTCGGGAGGAATCGCACCGGGGAGTAGCAAAAGGGGCGGTGGTCGTGGCGCTCATCATCCTATTGGTTGCGCCAACGATCTGGGGAGCGTTCTCGATCGTCTCCGGATCAAACGTCACGATCCCGTCTGCGGGTCCGATGACGATGGATACCGGTGGATCGGCCCCGTCGGGTGGACCATCCTCCGGACAGTTCGGTGGGGGCGCTCCACAGCTCAATGGGAGCGGTGGGGCTTCGTCGTCGGTTCCGGCGATGGCCGGTGGGATGTCCGGCGCTGGACCGGCGACGTCGGACACCCAGACGAGTGACGCACTCACGTCGTATCTGGAAGCTAATCAGGGGAACGCGACGTATCTCGCGGCTGTCGATGGCAGCGCGATGACGGCCGCACCGATAATGCTCGCCACCGACGAACCCGTCATTTCGCTCGGCGGCTTCAGCGGGAGCGATCCGGTGATGAATTCGAGCGAACTGGCCACACTCGTAGCGCAGGGGGACGTCCGGTACGTCGTCACCAGTGAGAGACCGATGGGCGGCCTTTCTGGTGGGACGAACGACTTCATGGCGAACCGAACAGGAGGATCGCCGCCATCGGGCGGAATGGGCTCAATGTTCGACGGTGGCCAGCAGAGCGAAACCACAGAGTGGGTCGAGAACAGCTGTCGATCCGTACCGAACGATCAGTGGCAATCGGGCACCTCGAATGACTCGACGATCACAAGCTACACGCTCTACGACTGCAGCTCTGCGGTGAGTAGCTGA
- a CDS encoding GNAT family N-acetyltransferase — MIELRRARVDDASEMARIQVAATRSQAGDYYSEEQIEQLASSDHGSENIDHAVFDDDDYYTIIAEDDDEIVGFSIVRLDERYLSGIFIDQNYTGNGIGKNLIENVEKRSRRENIQSLETYAALNAVGFYESCGFEIKEEINTNEAESPDIPAIRMKKKI; from the coding sequence ATGATAGAACTTCGTCGTGCACGGGTCGACGATGCATCAGAGATGGCTCGAATACAAGTCGCTGCAACCCGAAGTCAAGCCGGTGACTATTATTCTGAAGAACAGATAGAACAGCTAGCGTCATCCGATCATGGATCGGAGAACATCGATCATGCAGTCTTTGACGATGATGATTATTATACTATCATAGCGGAGGATGATGATGAGATAGTTGGATTCTCTATCGTTCGTTTGGATGAAAGATATCTTTCTGGCATCTTCATCGATCAAAACTACACTGGAAACGGGATTGGAAAGAACCTCATCGAAAATGTCGAAAAGCGATCTCGTAGAGAGAACATACAATCACTCGAAACATATGCAGCATTGAACGCTGTCGGATTCTATGAATCGTGTGGGTTCGAGATAAAAGAGGAGATCAACACAAACGAAGCTGAAAGCCCAGATATACCAGCAATTAGAATGAAAAAGAAAATATAG
- a CDS encoding OsmC family protein has protein sequence MPVRNAEATWEGGLQDGNGSVELESGAYEGPYSFQSRFEEGTGTNPEELIGAAEAGCFSMALSMLLEENDHAPERIHTEAAVRLEQVDGDFAITSIELDTEGAVPEIDQSTFTEYAQEAKENCPVSKALEGTDITVNTMLV, from the coding sequence ATGCCAGTACGAAACGCAGAAGCGACGTGGGAAGGCGGTTTGCAGGACGGCAACGGCTCGGTCGAGCTTGAAAGTGGCGCATACGAGGGACCGTACTCGTTTCAATCACGGTTCGAAGAAGGAACGGGCACGAATCCAGAAGAACTCATAGGTGCCGCCGAGGCGGGCTGTTTTTCGATGGCGCTTTCGATGCTCCTCGAAGAGAACGACCACGCGCCCGAGCGGATCCATACCGAAGCAGCGGTCCGACTCGAACAAGTCGACGGTGACTTCGCGATCACCAGCATCGAACTCGATACTGAGGGTGCAGTTCCAGAGATCGACCAATCGACGTTCACCGAGTACGCCCAAGAGGCCAAAGAGAACTGTCCGGTCTCGAAGGCGCTAGAGGGAACGGACATCACGGTAAACACGATGCTCGTCTGA
- a CDS encoding translation initiation factor: MSEDDPFEDLDVPEDPTADLDRSLQELTVRTEQRRYGKEMVIIDGFETDTDLDDLASDLKSALGTGGTVKDDRIEIQGAHEKRIRELLREHGYQVEG, translated from the coding sequence ATGAGCGAAGACGATCCGTTCGAAGACCTCGACGTTCCAGAGGACCCGACGGCAGACCTCGATCGTTCGCTCCAGGAACTCACGGTGCGGACTGAACAGCGCAGATACGGGAAGGAAATGGTAATCATCGACGGATTCGAAACCGACACCGATCTCGATGATCTCGCGAGCGATCTCAAGTCGGCGCTCGGCACCGGTGGAACGGTCAAAGACGATCGTATTGAAATCCAAGGAGCCCATGAGAAACGGATTCGAGAACTACTTCGCGAACATGGGTATCAGGTCGAAGGATAG
- a CDS encoding carboxylate--amine ligase yields MNEVLVLDSNGQAALSIVRSLGRHGVRVTAGTERRFALGSVSKYATDTYLHPDPADDCYAFLDHLRTHLADNDYFAVVPVTGKTTSLLSRHKAELERTGTVVAAEDWETLSLVYDKANTFDLAATLDIPAPATFTPESADDLDRIRDELSYPAVIKSRSKSMWTANGEHKLSRVNDSYYVRSPDELLSTYETIRESNDVFEEYPPLVQEYVPGETQTTVVLADEGEILAHFQERRLRTDPPSGGNSTLLDGVRNQRMFEHARLLIERLEWTGPAQVEFMKRPNGEFQLIEINGRYWGSLPLAINSGVDFPWLHYRLLRGERPQVVGSYRTDVVQRRLLYGDLNWLQHHLADGDLRAFGPFCRAFVGPKHTFVSIDDPRPTAIALIQAVELGTGQLLKTLHLT; encoded by the coding sequence ATGAATGAAGTTCTCGTCCTCGACAGTAATGGGCAGGCGGCCCTCAGCATCGTTCGGTCGCTTGGTAGGCACGGCGTCCGTGTCACAGCTGGAACGGAGCGGCGGTTCGCCCTCGGATCGGTCTCGAAGTACGCAACGGACACGTACCTCCACCCCGACCCGGCCGACGACTGTTATGCCTTTCTCGACCATCTCCGGACGCACTTAGCAGACAACGACTACTTCGCGGTCGTTCCGGTTACAGGGAAGACGACGTCACTTCTGTCCCGTCACAAAGCCGAACTCGAACGAACGGGAACGGTCGTCGCTGCTGAGGACTGGGAGACGCTATCACTCGTGTATGATAAGGCGAACACGTTCGATCTCGCCGCAACGCTCGATATTCCTGCTCCTGCGACGTTTACACCGGAGTCAGCCGACGATCTCGATCGGATCCGGGATGAACTGTCGTATCCAGCGGTGATCAAATCGCGGAGTAAAAGCATGTGGACTGCCAACGGAGAACATAAACTGAGCCGCGTCAACGACTCCTATTACGTCCGCTCACCGGACGAACTCTTATCGACCTACGAAACGATCCGTGAATCGAACGACGTGTTCGAGGAGTATCCGCCGCTGGTTCAGGAGTACGTTCCCGGTGAAACTCAGACTACCGTCGTTTTGGCTGACGAAGGCGAAATCCTCGCACATTTCCAAGAACGACGGCTTCGGACTGATCCACCGAGCGGGGGGAACTCGACGCTTCTTGACGGTGTCCGGAACCAGCGAATGTTCGAGCATGCCCGGTTGTTGATCGAACGATTGGAGTGGACTGGACCAGCACAGGTTGAGTTCATGAAACGTCCGAACGGGGAGTTTCAGCTCATCGAAATAAATGGTCGATACTGGGGATCGCTTCCTCTCGCGATAAACAGCGGGGTTGACTTCCCGTGGCTTCACTATCGACTGTTGCGCGGCGAGCGTCCACAGGTGGTGGGAAGCTATCGGACGGATGTCGTCCAACGCCGTCTGCTGTACGGTGATCTCAACTGGCTCCAACACCATCTCGCGGATGGTGATCTCCGTGCGTTCGGTCCGTTCTGTCGAGCATTCGTCGGTCCAAAGCACACATTCGTATCGATCGATGATCCACGTCCCACCGCCATCGCGCTCATCCAAGCAGTTGAACTTGGCACTGGACAGCTTTTGAAGACGCTTCACCTGACGTGA